One genomic segment of Panicum virgatum strain AP13 chromosome 2N, P.virgatum_v5, whole genome shotgun sequence includes these proteins:
- the LOC120660041 gene encoding protein SRC2 homolog, whose translation MGSRYEVEVTVGSARDLKNVNWRHGDLRPYAVAWVDSGTRCSTRVDLDGGENPAWDEKVLVPLPPASRLDDAVLHVDVVHANADEGVKPLVGSARLPLRDVLDEAGLGGKAARNLRLKRPSGRPQGRLDVHVAVKEPARYYDPYPAPGGYAQTGTRDPYGPGPGGYYGGGSGGGGGYGGGYGSGAAYGSAGFGAAQPYAAAPPAGYPSAYGSAAPPPQPAYGAPPAASAAYGAAAPAAYGAAAPAYGAAPAAVAADGKKKDGKMGMGTGLAVGAAAGVLGGLALAGGASFLENKMEERVAERVEDNLEREDSYGGGGGYGGGYDDYGGDEDY comes from the coding sequence ATGGGGTCCCGCTACGAGGTGGAGGTGACCGTGGGCTCGGCCCGGGACCTCAAGAACGTCAACTGGCGCCACGGCGACCTCCGGCCCTACGCCGTGGCCTGGGTCGACTCCGGCACGCGGTGCAGCACCCGCGTCgacctcgacggcggcgagaaCCCCGCCTGGGACGAGAAGGTCCTCGTGCCGCTCCCGCCGGCCTCCCGCCTCGACGACGCCGTGCTCCACGTCGACGTCGTCCACGCCAACGCCGACGAGGGCGTCAAGCCGCTCGTCGGCTCCGCGCGCCTCCCGCTCCGCGACGTCCTCGACGAGGCCGGCCTCGGCGGGAAGGCCGCGCGGAACCTCCGCCTCAAGCGGCCCTCGGGAAGGCCCCAGGGCCGCCTCGACGTCCACGTCGCCGTCAAGGAGCCGGCCAGGTACTACGACCCCTACCCGGCGCCGGGGGGCTACGCGCAGACGGGCACCCGCGACCCCTACGGCCCAGGCCCCGGCGGGTActacggcggcggctccggcggcggcggcggctacggcgGGGGCTACGGCTCGGGCGCCGCGTACGGCTCGGCCGGCTTCGGCGCCGCGCAGCCgtacgccgcggcgccgcccgcagGGTACCCTTCGGCCTACggctccgcggcgccgcccccgcAGCCGGCGTACGGCGCTCCCCCCGCTGCctcggcggcgtacggcgccgcGGCACCGGCAGCGTACGGCGCCGCGGCACCCGCGTACGGCGCTGCCcctgccgccgtcgctgccgaCGGCAAGAAGAAGGACGGCAAGATGGGGATGGGGACGGGGCTGGCcgtgggcgcggccgcgggaGTGCTCGGCGGGCTCGCGCTGGCCGGCGGGGCGAGCTTCCTGGAGAACAAGATGGAGGAGCGCGTGGCGGAGAGGGTGGAGGACAACCTGGAGAGGGAGGActcgtacggcggcggcggcggctacgggGGCGGCTACGACGACTATGGCGGCGACGAGGACTACTGA